Below is a genomic region from Citrobacter europaeus.
AATCCAGCCTGGCGCGCCTTTACTGCCTGCTATCCATGGATCGCCTTTCAGACGGGGACTTGAAAACCAGTAAACCACTTTAAGCGGCGCTTGCGGTTGCATGTGGATTTGCTGCTGCGCGGCGACAATTCGCTCAGACAGCTTTTGCTTCAGAGCCTCACCACGTGCTGGCACATCAAAAACGCGCGCCAGCGCCGAGATTTCATCAAGAATGATATCGATTGAGTAAGGTTTTGATCGTGCGCCATCGCCGTTGGAGGTCGCTGTGACTGTTTTTGCAGTACAGTCGGCTGGAGAGATCCAGGTCCTGATCCCCAATTGTTCAAATTGTTGACGCGTAGCCACCTCTCCCTGCGGGCCAACGTGCCAATTGTACTGAGCAAGAACCAGCTCAGGACGCTGGGCCGCTACGGCTTCAAATCCAGGCGCATTCTCAGCAAGTCGCTTTAACCCCGCCCCTTGCTTTTTCAAATCATCGGGTAATGCACCAAACCAAACAGCAGTGCCTACAATTTTATCTTTCAGTTCCAGCGCCAGCATGAGTTCCGTTTCATGTTGACCAATTGTCACCACACGTGAAGGTGCATGGTTAAAGGTTTCTGTAACGCCGCAGTTTTCGATTGTCAGTGGATAGTTGCCGGCAGTTGCGCCAGTCAGGGGAAGCAACAGCAGTACAGGCATCAACAGGGGGAAAGTGAGTTTCATAATTCCATATTCAAGTTATGTTATAACATAACAATATACGTATTCTAAAATTCGCTGTCAACGCATAGTCCGCCTCCTGCATATACAGGATCTCAGAAAACACGTACACGTCCGCTTCTTGCTGATAGAACACCTCACGGCGCTTCAGACGATCCGTTACGTGCCACGAAGATGACATTTTTTAAACTAAACTAAAGTAGTTAGCGTTGCGTTCAAACGCATCTCACCCTATGTGATACGATAATTGTTTTAGATTGTTACATGGGATCAGATTTTGAATTCATACATTTTCCTTGCCGGGGCCATCGTAGCGGAAGTCATAGGAACAACCCTGATGAAGTTCTCTGACGGATTTACACGCTTATGGCCATCTGTAGCAACTATTGTGTGCTACTGCACAGCCTTTTATCTTCTCTCCCAGACCCTGTCGACCATTCCAACGGGTATTGCGTACGCAATTTGGTCAGGTGCTGGAATCGTATTAATCAGCCTTTTGGGCTGGTTGGTAAGTGGGCAAAAGCTAGATTTTCCGGCGATCGCAGGCATGCTTCTTATTTGTGCTGGGGTTCTGGTTATTAATATTTTTTCAAAATCCTCCCCACATTGATTCTTTTCTCTTGCTTGAGCAGGAAAAGTGAGTATGAAAATACCAAAACTCCATACGAAACGTTTGCTGTTAAAACCATTAGAAGCCGAAGATGCCTCGCAGATTCAGGTGCTTTATCCACGCTGGGAGATAGTTCGCTATATAGTATCCTCATATCCGTTCCAGACGTATTTCAGACAGTAGCGGCATGCGGCTTATCAGGACAGAAAAGAAAGAGTATGTCAGCGGTTTGCTGGATTCTGAACTCTGGGAAATCACGCGCGACGAATGGAACGCTCGTCAGCCTGGTTAATATAAATTATGGAATGTCCATAACTGAACCGCAGAGAATTTCTATTTTTGCCCTGCACCAATGGCAAGTTTATTAATCCTGCAGTTGCGATCATAATAAATAGATACGCAGCGAAGCCTGTCACTCGCGGGCAACATGAGTAATGCTATCTTATTTGAGGAATCCGGCATGACCCCCTTTCATCAACTAACTGCCACCAGTTTGCACGGCCAGCCCATCTCTATGGCCGACTACGCTGGCAAACTGGTTCTGGTGGTTAATACCGCCAGCCATTGTGGTTTCACGCCACAATATGCAGGCCTTGAAGCGCTTTACAAGAAGTACGCCGCGCAGGGTCTGGTAGTGCTTGGTTTTCCCTGCAACCAGTTCGGTAATCAGGAGCCCGGTGGAGCAGACGAAATCGCGCAAACCTGTCACATCAACTACGGTGTGAGCTTCCCGATGTTTGAGAAAGTGGAAGTCAACGGTGCCGCTACACACCCGGTGTTTCGTTACCTGAAAGACGAATTACCCGGCGTGCTGGGTGGGCGGATCAAGTGGAATTTTACTAAGTTCCTGATCGGGCGTGACGGCAAGCCGCTCAAGCGTTTTGCCCCCTTCACTACCCCAGAAAAAATAGAAGCCACGATCCTTACAGCGCTTAAAGTCTGAGCGCCCCTGTAATGCAAACCGCCCCTGGTATGCTCCAGTTCGCTGTCTGAATAAAAAACACGCTGCAAAATCAACAAAATATAATCAACTTGCTTAATTACTCTGCAATCGCGTGAGATCAGGAAGAAAAATGCTATTTCCCTCTTGCCTCATTCGGTCTGTGCCGCTAATATTCGTCCCCGTTGTCACCTACAACGTTGCGTTCATAGCTCAGTTGGTTAGAGCACCACCTTGACATGGTGGGGGTCGTTGGTTCGAGTCCAATTGAACGCACCATCTTGCGTCCGTAGCTCAGTTGGTTAGAGCACCACCTTGACATGGTGGGGGTCGGTGGTTCGAGTCCACTCGGACGCACCAAATCATCTCTTTGATTTGGTGCTATTTCCCTTCAAAACTCTCTTTTTATCTCAGGTTTATATCCTTCAGTTTTATCCTTTTCCATGATGATTCAATAGCACTGCGCTAAATCATTCTAAGTTCCATGATCAACGCGTATCATTCATCTTCTTCGCATAATGTCTTTCGCCAGAGAACGGATACCATGCCCTCTTCCATCCTCCTGTTCGCCGCAGGCAGTTTACGCCCGGCATTTACTCCACTGATAAGCCAGTTCACACACCAGAGCGGAATAGACGTTAAGGTTGAATATGGTCCGGCCGGTTTATTGCGCGAGCGGATTGAAGCAGGTGAACCCTGTGCGCTCTTTGCCTCGGCCAATCGGGAGCATCCGCAACGTCTGCTGGCTCAGAAGAAAGCGGTTTTCACGCAGACCTTTAGCTGGAATCAACTGAGTCTGGTCAGCAATCGAACCGGCGCCTGGCTGGATTTGCTGCGCGACCCAACGCTGCGACCAGGTACATCAACGCCCGGCTGTGACCCTTCCGGAGACTATACCTGGGCATTTTTCGACAACATGGATGTACTGGAGCCGGGACTCGGGCAACAGCTTCGAACGCGCGCCATCCCGCTGGTTGGTGGTCGTGATACGGTAAAAATCCCGCAAGGAGAAATAGCAAGCGCCTGGATCCTGCGCCAGGGGCTGGCCGATCTGTTTATCGGTTACGCGCATTACGCACACACGCTGCGCGCGCTGCCCGACGTACATTACGTGGCTATCCCTGATGAGCACAATATTCACTGCGAATACCAACTGGCGGTGCTTGATGCGTCCAAAGAAGTGATGGCGCTGGTTGAATTCATACTTTCCCGCGACGGGCAGGCGTTTCTTACCGCCGCAGGATTCTTACCGCTTAACGACGAATAGAAAACAACGGCGCGATAAACGGCGTGTGGTGGTTCTCCACGCTAAGTTTTCGCAGTGGTAAGCCATAGGCCAGGAACAAATTTTCTTCCGTCACAATGCTGTCCGTAGGTCCTGCCCGCCATTTGCCTTCGGGGAGCAGCAGCAAAGTATGGGTGGCTATCTGTAACGCATGCAGCGGATCGTGGGTTGAAAAGAGAATGCTGCATCCCTGATGATGGGCCAGATCGCTGATGAGTTGAAGCACCACCTGCTGATTAGCAAGATCCAGCGCGGAACATGGTTCATCAAGCAAAAGCGTCTGACACTCAGTCACCAGTGCCCGGGCTATCATCACCAGTTGTTGTTGCCCGCCGGAAAGTGAGCTAAACGAGCTGGAAGCAAGCTGCGCAATATTTAACTGCTCCAGCGCCTGCGTTGCTCTTTGTTGATCCTGCTGGCTCGGTTGCGCAAAAAGCTTCACGTGCTGTGCTCGCCCCATCAACACCACATCGCTGACCGTATAAGGAAACGGCAGATGGCTATGCTGTGCCACAATCCCTATCCCACCGTTATTTTCAATACTGCCTCCCAAAGCAGGCAGCGTGCCGGTTAGCGTATCGAGCAGCGTACTTTTACCCAGACCGTTACGTCCCAGCACAGCCCAGATCTCGCCTTTTTGGCAGCAGAACGTAAGCGGGTCAAATAGCGGCGCGCGATACCCATAAGTCAGCTGATTTACACGCAGTGCGGCAGGTTTCATGATTTCTCCCGACGGCTGGAGCGGATGAGTAAAAAAGCAAACAGCGGCGCGCCGAATAATGCGGTGATAATCCCCAACGGTATCTCCGCATGCATCAGGGTGCGTGCAATATCATCCACTACAATCATAAAACCGCCCCCCAGCCAGAAGGCGCACGGCAGTAGACGACGGTGATCAACGCCCACCAGCAAACGCGCCAGATGAGGAATAACCAACCCAACCCAGGCAATACTGCCGCTAACCGCCACCTGAGCGGCGACTAAAAATGCGCAGCACACCAAAACGCTGCGTCGCAAAGGAACAACCGCAACGCCCAGCGCTCTGGCATCTTTGTCATTAAGCGATAACAGGTTTATCCGCCAGCGTAGCTGGTACAAAACCGTCGCGGCAATACCGACCGGAATCGCCAGCAGCAGTACTTTATGCCAGTTGGCCGTCGCAAAGCTGCCAAGCAGCCAGAACACGATATTGGGTAACGTCTCTTCAGTATCAGCCTGATACTGAATCAAGCTCACCAGCGCGGAAAAAAAGCCGCTCAAAATGATACCCGACAGGATCAGCACCAGCGTATTTTCCAGCCCCTGCAGCGCAGCAATGGCATATACAAGGATCAACGCCGTCAGGCCGAAGAAAAACGTTGAACCCATCATCAACCACGGCGACAGACCGAGCAAAATAGCCAGCGTGCCGCCAAAAGCGGCCCCGGACGTCACGCCGATTATATGCGGGTCGACCAGCGGATTATGAAATACTCCTTGCAGCGTCGCGCCGCATAAACCCAGCGCGCCACCCGCCAGCAGCGCCATCAGAATACGCGGTAGCCTGACCGTCCAGATGACCTGGCCGGCAATCCCTTCGGCATCGCTAAAGTGCGTCAGGTGATAAAATACCTCGCGCAACGAAAGCGGATACTGCCCGAGGCACAGCGAACTGACGCCTAGCAACAGGACCGCCGCGATCAAAATCGGCTGCTGGGGTAAAAAGCGGTTACTTAGCTGCATCAGACTGCCAGTTCACGCGATAAAAACGCTGATAATAGTCTTGCGCCTGCGCATCAACATCCACGTCTTTATAAACATCCGGATACAGTTTCTTGGCCATCCATAGCTCACCGATCGCCAACGCTTCCGGCATCGGATAGCCCCAGGCTTTAGCGTATTCAGGCATCAGCCAGACGCGATGATTTTTCACCGCATCAATCCCCTGCCAGTTAGGATCATTTTGGATCTCAGTCACCACCTGCGGATAGCGATCCTGCACAAAAATCACCTGCGGATTCCACGCCAGTACCTGCTCCAGCTCAACCTGACGGGCACCTTTCACACTGGCAGCCGCCACGTTTAATCCCCCCGCGTGCTGCATCATCAGTCCTGTGTACTTCCCGGAGCCGTAAGTCATCAGGTCGGGGTTAGCCATATAAATACGGACTTTTTGCGCATCCGGGATTTTTGCAACCGGCGCATTAAATTTTGCCCGTGCCGCAAAAACGTAGTCGATTAATGTCTCGGCCTGCGGTTTACGCCCAACCACGTCCGCAATCAGGCGAATCCCTTGCTTTAACCCTTCGTTGTAAACCTGCTCTTCATCGGCCATGGTCGGGTTCATTTTATTCTGTTGCCCTGCGGCGTCCTTACGTAACGAGATAGCCACGACCGGAATACCGGCGTTTTGAATCTGCTGGATCATCTCCGCAGGCGCATAGTTAGCGACAAACACCACCTGTGGATGAATCGCCAGCAGGCTTTCGATATTCACGCTGGTGAGGTCGCCCGGTGTCGGCAATGTGGAAATTGTCGGCATAAAGCGTTCAAACTCAGGCCCGAGCTGTTTTTTCCAGCTCGACATCACGCCAACAATGTCCTGCTGCGCATCGAGCTGAACCAGAATATTTAAGGTCTGGTGTTGCAGCACGACCACTTTGTCGATGTGGTCCGCTATCGTGACCTGACGACCAAGCTGATCGGTGATCGTACGGTCGGCCTGGGCAGAAAATGCAAACAACATGCTGGCGCATACCAGCACAAAAGAACGGAAAGTAAACATGGGATACCATCTGGATAGAGGAGTAAAATCGATATGCATTAAATTATATAACGTGATAGCTGGCAACCCATTATCATCATGCGTCGCATCAAATCCCACATTTAAAAGGGGTAAATATGGCGTGCAATCCCTAGCGCGCCAGTCTTTACACGTGGACGCTACTCCTGTGGAGGTAACGCATTTAAAATTCGCATCGCCTGCTCCTGAGTAAGCGAATAATCGAAGAACTGGCGATAAAAATCTCGCGTCACGCTGACCATATCCAAACCGCTAAACAGCGCAGGATGCAGTTTTGATGCAGCCCACTGCAGCTGCAGCGCACTTTCAGTACCGTAACGATCCCAAGGGAACACGCCCGCCGGATTACGCCAAACGTTACCCTGCTTAACCGCGTCAAGTTCTTTGAACAATGCCGCGTAGGGTGAATTGCCGATATCACCGCAACCCGCCCCGAGAATAATGACCTGCGGTTGCCAGTAAAGCACCCGCTCAGGCGATACCTCTTTCATATTGCCGTTCACTTCTCCTGCCGCGTTCAATCCGCCCGCAAGCGTAATCCAGGTATCGATCAACGTGTGCCTGCCGTCGACTTTAAGCGGATTCAGCGATTGAATATGGAGTACCCGTGGGCGATGGTTTGCCGTTAATCCCGCCGTTTTAGCCTGCACGTCAGCGAGTACACGGTTTAGATACTGATTGTAAGCCGTCGCCCGGGCGCGCGCTTGCCCGGTACCCAGCACTTCTGCAGTTGTAGTGACCGATTTTTCCATCGAAGCATAGTCAGTAAATGCCATTTCAAGAGTCGGGATGCCCGCCTGGCTGTAACTTTGAGCATCCCCTTTTCCTTTTGCCACAAACAGCACATCGACGTGCCGGGCAAGCAAATCCTCACTATTGAATGATGTTCCCCGTATCTGTAAGGCTTGTCTCAGGGAAGGATTGATTTTGAACATCCAGGGCTGGTTCTCCTCATGGTTCACCGTCGCAATAATGTTACGGCCAGCACCCAGCGTCATCAGTATCGAATGATGAGCAAACCAGCCATCCGCAATACGCTCAACTTGCATGGGAACGGTAACCGTGTGACCAGCATCATCCACAACCTGGCGTGTTGCCAGGGCAGGAAACGCCAGCCACACACAAAGCAGCCATGTGTGGCACGTTTTCATGAGTAACCTCTAAAAATCAACCTGAACAGAAATCTGAGCCTGACGCGGTGCGCCAAGTTGCGCGCTGGCAGCCCCTGCCCCCGTGTAACCGGTCAATGCGCCGGGAACAATATTGGTCCAGTAGTGACGATCGGTGAGGTTGGTGATATCAAACCGGAAGGTGGTTGGCGTGTTCCATAGCCTGGTGGCATAACGCGTGCCGATATCCACCGTGGTGTAACTCCCGACCCAGCTGTCATTGGCGTTATCAGTAGCCCGACGCCCGACATAATGCACGTTCGTGTCGACATCCAGTCCTGGAACCCGTTCAATGGTGTAGATCGCGAGGATATTCGAGGCGAAGCGTGGTAAACCAACAACTTGCTTACCATCCGCATTGCTGGCCGCGGTATTATGTAGCACCGGATCAAGCCAGGCTCCGCCGCCTAACACGCGCAAATTTCGGGTAATATGCCCATCAGCCATCAGTTCCAGTCCTCGGTTTTTCTGCGTTCCGTCCTGGGCAAAATCACCGTTGTCGTTGGTATAGGCAAAGGGGCGTTTAGCTTCAAACAGCGCAGCGGTAAGCAGCAGATCCTTTACTGGCGCATATTTTGCGCCCACTTCAACCTGGCGACTACGGTAGGGATCTAATACCTGCCCGGCATTGCGCGCCCCAGCGGGTGCGGTATCGCCCTGCTGCAAGCTGTCCGCCCAGGTGGTATACAGCGTGACGCTCTCCACCGGTTTATACATCAGGCTGGTAGAACCGCTCATGCCATTGTCTTTCTGCCGGCTACTTTCATGCCCAGTTTTGTTGTAGTTACTGACGGTAAACAGGTTCTCACTACCGGAAAGCAGCAAGCTCCACTGCGGGGAAAAATGCAGCGTATCGCTTAGCAAAAACGCATGCTGAGTGGTCGTTGCTGAATGATAGCGATCGTTAAAGTCCGGATATGGTGGTCGTGGGTAGTCGGGATGTTGATCAAGAGAAGAATGCCCAAGGGTGAAGGTTCCCCCGTTTCTGGGATTATAGTTTTTCCATACAAATCCACGCATTCCGGTAGAAATGTCCTGCGTCAG
It encodes:
- a CDS encoding ABC transporter substrate-binding protein, producing MPVLLLLPLTGATAGNYPLTIENCGVTETFNHAPSRVVTIGQHETELMLALELKDKIVGTAVWFGALPDDLKKQGAGLKRLAENAPGFEAVAAQRPELVLAQYNWHVGPQGEVATRQQFEQLGIRTWISPADCTAKTVTATSNGDGARSKPYSIDIILDEISALARVFDVPARGEALKQKLSERIVAAQQQIHMQPQAPLKVVYWFSSPRLKGDPWIAGSKGAPGWINKTLGLNNIIDSDEEWPAVTWEHIVKSQPDIIVIASMERRLYPADDVETKKRFLETDPVTREMPAVKQGHIVVVPAMSLNPSLRNVEAVELISQQMNAFAPSR
- a CDS encoding EmrE family multidrug efflux SMR transporter: MNSYIFLAGAIVAEVIGTTLMKFSDGFTRLWPSVATIVCYCTAFYLLSQTLSTIPTGIAYAIWSGAGIVLISLLGWLVSGQKLDFPAIAGMLLICAGVLVINIFSKSSPH
- a CDS encoding glutathione peroxidase — its product is MTPFHQLTATSLHGQPISMADYAGKLVLVVNTASHCGFTPQYAGLEALYKKYAAQGLVVLGFPCNQFGNQEPGGADEIAQTCHINYGVSFPMFEKVEVNGAATHPVFRYLKDELPGVLGGRIKWNFTKFLIGRDGKPLKRFAPFTTPEKIEATILTALKV
- a CDS encoding substrate-binding domain-containing protein, encoding MPSSILLFAAGSLRPAFTPLISQFTHQSGIDVKVEYGPAGLLRERIEAGEPCALFASANREHPQRLLAQKKAVFTQTFSWNQLSLVSNRTGAWLDLLRDPTLRPGTSTPGCDPSGDYTWAFFDNMDVLEPGLGQQLRTRAIPLVGGRDTVKIPQGEIASAWILRQGLADLFIGYAHYAHTLRALPDVHYVAIPDEHNIHCEYQLAVLDASKEVMALVEFILSRDGQAFLTAAGFLPLNDE
- a CDS encoding ABC transporter ATP-binding protein, producing MKPAALRVNQLTYGYRAPLFDPLTFCCQKGEIWAVLGRNGLGKSTLLDTLTGTLPALGGSIENNGGIGIVAQHSHLPFPYTVSDVVLMGRAQHVKLFAQPSQQDQQRATQALEQLNIAQLASSSFSSLSGGQQQLVMIARALVTECQTLLLDEPCSALDLANQQVVLQLISDLAHHQGCSILFSTHDPLHALQIATHTLLLLPEGKWRAGPTDSIVTEENLFLAYGLPLRKLSVENHHTPFIAPLFSIRR
- a CDS encoding iron ABC transporter permease, translating into MQLSNRFLPQQPILIAAVLLLGVSSLCLGQYPLSLREVFYHLTHFSDAEGIAGQVIWTVRLPRILMALLAGGALGLCGATLQGVFHNPLVDPHIIGVTSGAAFGGTLAILLGLSPWLMMGSTFFFGLTALILVYAIAALQGLENTLVLILSGIILSGFFSALVSLIQYQADTEETLPNIVFWLLGSFATANWHKVLLLAIPVGIAATVLYQLRWRINLLSLNDKDARALGVAVVPLRRSVLVCCAFLVAAQVAVSGSIAWVGLVIPHLARLLVGVDHRRLLPCAFWLGGGFMIVVDDIARTLMHAEIPLGIITALFGAPLFAFLLIRSSRREKS
- a CDS encoding ABC transporter substrate-binding protein — its product is MFTFRSFVLVCASMLFAFSAQADRTITDQLGRQVTIADHIDKVVVLQHQTLNILVQLDAQQDIVGVMSSWKKQLGPEFERFMPTISTLPTPGDLTSVNIESLLAIHPQVVFVANYAPAEMIQQIQNAGIPVVAISLRKDAAGQQNKMNPTMADEEQVYNEGLKQGIRLIADVVGRKPQAETLIDYVFAARAKFNAPVAKIPDAQKVRIYMANPDLMTYGSGKYTGLMMQHAGGLNVAAASVKGARQVELEQVLAWNPQVIFVQDRYPQVVTEIQNDPNWQGIDAVKNHRVWLMPEYAKAWGYPMPEALAIGELWMAKKLYPDVYKDVDVDAQAQDYYQRFYRVNWQSDAAK
- a CDS encoding ABC transporter substrate-binding protein, whose product is MKTCHTWLLCVWLAFPALATRQVVDDAGHTVTVPMQVERIADGWFAHHSILMTLGAGRNIIATVNHEENQPWMFKINPSLRQALQIRGTSFNSEDLLARHVDVLFVAKGKGDAQSYSQAGIPTLEMAFTDYASMEKSVTTTAEVLGTGQARARATAYNQYLNRVLADVQAKTAGLTANHRPRVLHIQSLNPLKVDGRHTLIDTWITLAGGLNAAGEVNGNMKEVSPERVLYWQPQVIILGAGCGDIGNSPYAALFKELDAVKQGNVWRNPAGVFPWDRYGTESALQLQWAASKLHPALFSGLDMVSVTRDFYRQFFDYSLTQEQAMRILNALPPQE